The following coding sequences are from one Myxococcales bacterium window:
- a CDS encoding trypsin-like serine protease has translation MTKQGLFSTCAPAALMTLALLPACGAPASTDPVESVSQPVINGKRLPTNSYRSALVYTTPDFVSGSTGWLCSGTVVGPHHILTAAHCVGKLDMVMVGTGADAFEKEVFRPEVAEEMKPGKKLRVTNARSASTLVQYKPWLDVTIKKSTLSPPWVQFAKSNENPGYGELLDAGRADLAIIETVEEIGKVVAGIAPATVDTQPVAADAEITMVGFGCEKWELDEEGNVTDNWGTRVTGEYGRTKTMSAQQTAELDWSEWGDWFTENGYTLDDVVEYYTTVSKGYRITAGPAIPPEPRGKPRAGVCPGDSGGGVYRGTGDSKVVGVNSGFFSDGEPGPASLNVFGRTDGEGGVARWLKNNLPKVL, from the coding sequence ATGACGAAACAAGGTCTATTCTCAACCTGCGCCCCGGCGGCGCTCATGACCCTGGCGTTGCTGCCAGCGTGCGGCGCCCCGGCGAGCACGGACCCCGTCGAGTCCGTGTCTCAGCCTGTCATAAACGGCAAGCGCCTGCCCACGAACAGCTATCGATCCGCGTTGGTCTATACCACGCCCGACTTCGTCTCGGGCTCCACGGGATGGCTCTGCAGCGGCACCGTGGTCGGGCCACACCACATCCTCACGGCCGCGCACTGCGTGGGCAAGTTGGATATGGTCATGGTCGGCACGGGCGCCGATGCCTTCGAGAAAGAAGTCTTCCGTCCCGAGGTTGCCGAGGAGATGAAGCCGGGGAAAAAGCTACGGGTGACGAACGCGCGGAGCGCATCAACGCTGGTGCAGTACAAGCCATGGCTCGACGTGACGATCAAGAAGTCGACCCTCTCACCTCCCTGGGTGCAATTCGCAAAGAGCAACGAGAACCCGGGCTACGGCGAATTGCTCGACGCGGGCCGCGCAGACCTGGCCATCATCGAAACCGTGGAAGAGATCGGGAAAGTCGTCGCGGGCATCGCGCCCGCCACCGTGGACACCCAGCCTGTGGCAGCCGATGCCGAGATCACGATGGTGGGCTTCGGTTGCGAAAAGTGGGAGCTGGATGAAGAGGGCAACGTCACTGACAACTGGGGCACCCGTGTCACCGGCGAGTACGGACGCACCAAGACGATGTCGGCCCAGCAGACGGCGGAGCTCGACTGGTCGGAGTGGGGGGATTGGTTCACCGAGAACGGCTACACCCTGGACGACGTCGTCGAGTACTACACGACGGTCAGCAAGGGCTACCGGATCACGGCGGGGCCTGCGATCCCGCCCGAACCGAGGGGAAAGCCGCGCGCGGGCGTGTGCCCGGGTGACAGCGGCGGGGGCGTGTACCGGGGAACGGGTGACTCCAAGGTCGTGGGCGTCAACAGTGGCTTCTTCTCCGACGGCGAGCCAGGGCCCGCGAGCCTGAACGTCTTCGGTCGCACGGATGGCGAGGGCGGCGTGGCGCGATGGCTCAAGAACAACCTGCCCAAGGTTCTCTAG
- a CDS encoding SDR family oxidoreductase, whose product MAKNFANKVVLITGGTTGIGFAAAKRFAEAGARVVVTGRNPATVEAAQKELQGVAEVIQSDAGSEADVRTLFQEIKRRHGHLDVLFLNAGIAEFAPLGVAPLAQLDRLWNVNVRGTWLALSESLPVLADGGSVVITTSVVNHKGLPGTSAYAATKAALREIVRVAANELAPRRIRVNALSPGPIETPIYGKLGMSREATEAFAGSVIAQVPLARFGHVDEVAHAALFLASEDASYITGTELEVDGGLGQV is encoded by the coding sequence ATGGCAAAGAATTTCGCGAACAAGGTCGTCTTGATTACGGGAGGCACCACAGGCATCGGCTTCGCTGCGGCGAAGCGTTTTGCCGAGGCCGGCGCGCGGGTCGTCGTGACGGGGCGCAACCCGGCCACCGTGGAGGCCGCGCAGAAGGAGCTGCAGGGGGTGGCAGAGGTGATTCAGTCCGACGCCGGCAGCGAGGCCGACGTTCGCACGCTCTTCCAGGAGATCAAGCGCCGGCATGGGCACCTCGACGTGCTCTTCCTGAATGCCGGCATTGCGGAGTTTGCGCCCCTGGGTGTGGCACCGCTCGCACAGCTGGATCGCCTGTGGAACGTGAACGTGCGCGGCACGTGGCTTGCCCTCAGCGAGAGCTTGCCGGTCCTCGCTGACGGGGGCTCCGTGGTGATCACCACCTCGGTGGTGAACCACAAGGGTCTGCCAGGCACATCGGCGTACGCAGCCACGAAGGCGGCCCTGCGTGAGATCGTACGCGTGGCCGCCAACGAGCTCGCGCCCCGGCGCATTCGCGTGAACGCTCTTAGCCCCGGGCCCATCGAAACGCCCATCTACGGCAAGCTGGGCATGTCACGCGAAGCCACGGAGGCATTTGCCGGCAGCGTGATCGCGCAGGTGCCGCTTGCCCGCTTCGGCCACGTGGACGAGGTGGCCCACGCGGCTTTGTTCCTGGCTTCGGAGGACGCTTCGTACATCACCGGCACCGAGCTCGAAGTTGATGGCGGCCTCGGCCAGGTGTGA
- a CDS encoding Rrf2 family transcriptional regulator, with amino-acid sequence MALHVLTALAYRKGETLTSTELAGSVGTNPAFLRTVLGRLKAAGLIEVNLGKGGGARLGREPEAITLEDIYNALEEGPAMHKHACTAAMCQVARGMGPVLAALEADVNAAVRTRLAQKTVADVLGQVGQHP; translated from the coding sequence ATGGCTCTTCACGTCCTGACCGCGCTTGCGTACAGGAAAGGCGAGACCTTGACCTCGACCGAGCTCGCGGGCAGCGTGGGAACCAACCCCGCCTTCTTACGCACGGTGCTCGGACGCCTCAAGGCGGCAGGCCTCATCGAGGTGAACCTGGGCAAGGGCGGCGGCGCCCGCCTCGGACGCGAGCCAGAGGCGATCACGCTCGAGGACATCTACAACGCGCTCGAAGAGGGTCCCGCCATGCACAAACATGCGTGTACGGCCGCGATGTGCCAGGTGGCCCGCGGCATGGGCCCGGTGCTCGCGGCGCTCGAGGCCGACGTGAACGCCGCCGTGCGGACCCGGCTGGCACAAAAGACCGTGGCGGACGTCCTGGGCCAGGTCGGGCAGCATCCCTAG